The following nucleotide sequence is from Primulina tabacum isolate GXHZ01 chromosome 2, ASM2559414v2, whole genome shotgun sequence.
TTTATTTTCCACTATttcacatgcataaaaatgttTATCCCATGCACCAAAAGATTTCTTGAATGTCACTATCCCTTGCTCGATTCCACCATCTTACCTGTGAAGAACAAAAATCAAACTAGTATTGTGAAAGGAAACCCGCCACAAAATTCAAACTAGAAAACTTCGTATACATGTCACTAAGAAACTCCTTGAAAAATAATGAGAGTAACACAAGCAATGTGGCAATGTGAAGGACTACTGGCAAAAAAAGTGATATCAAAACAGAACCAACCAAACCAACCTGCATGTCATGAACAAGCATCCTTCAGTTCTCTCAACATAGAACTTGCACCTTGGACACCTTATCCACTTATTTTTCTTTGCAAGATTCATCAGCATTATATCCTCATTACTCCTTTCGTCCTTTCCCAACTTCCGAAACTCCTCACACGTGATCCCTGGATGCCAAGGAACCTTACAATCAACGCAGAACAGCCTGTTGCAATCAGGGCATTCGGATTGAATTATAACTTCATTCCTCCCACACCGGTCATCAATCAGCAAGGCTGAGCAATCCTTAAATGGGCAATAAAACTTCTCAGATCCTAAAATCACAGCCTCGCACAAGGCGTCCCCCCACCGGTCGAAAACTTGCTTCGGCAAGATGGGACGACAATGCTGGGGCTCCAAGAACCCTTTACAACCAGTAAAAGGGCAGTTAATAGTGGTAATATTGTCTTGTAATTTGGATGCTACATATTTAGCCATGCACTCAGAACAAAAGGAATGAGTGCATCCCAAAAGGCGAAACATAGCACTGGTGGGCTTCTCATCGGCACAAATTTCACACATTATTGTTAAAGAGATGCTAAATTCCACACCTTTGGAGGGTTTTGAGTTAGAGGATTCTCCTTTATAAACCCTTGGGATTTTAGGGAATGAATCAAGAATTTTAACTTCATCATCATCAACATTTGCACAATATGCATAATCTTGGGATAAATCGATTATCCTTTTGGATTTACGACGATAGCCTTCTACAGAAATAGCGTCGATCTTACTTGTGCCATTCTTGGGTCGAACAGGGGTTTCGTATAGCACCAAAATTTCATCATCTTCAACAAGAGAATCCAAAGCATTGACGATATCTAAGACTTTAGCAGCCATGAAAAGCTTTTCTCAGGAAACCAACGGTGTTTCGAGTCGAAACTCTAAGAGGTTATTAGAATTCCTCCGGCTTATTTCTTGGTACAATGTAATCACCACCtctgtttttaaatgttttttcgGGAAAATTGAGACAAATACGAGGCGTTTATCAAATTCGACTTTTCAGATTATTTTTCTCGAATACaatttttaatcaattatattttaaggaaaaatgtaTATAAAGATCAGATTTTTAGTATTCCCATTTTGTGATGTTAATtaacttttataaaaaaatactaTATATGTTtagataagtaatatttttcatataatttaatcataactACAATatctaataaattttaaaaattcaaaaattctaATAGTATatctataaattatatatttaatataatttcatTCTCTTTATcccaataataatttaaaaatataaaaaaaattataaatcaacTCGATTTATTAATGATCATGATCATATACGTACTAGTTATTATCTTATACACACATCGCGTGTGCTTCgctcttaaattaaatttaatacagtatgtctcttgtgagacggtctcacgaatctttatctgtgtgacgggtcaaccctactgatattcacaataaaaagtaatactcttagcataaaaagtaatattttttcatggatgatccaaataagagatcagtatcacaaaatacgatccgtgagaccgtcgcacataagtttttgtcaaattaataataataattaataaacctCTTGGTTGCCTTTGCCGTTAACTCATGATTTAATAGGGTTATGGagtttaatattatatttttaatggcAAATTCAATTAGCATCCCTCCCGAGGGTAATATTAAAAGAAAACATAAAATCtcctatattaaaaaaaaattaaaggccTTTAACTTCTAATGTTCTAAAAATCAGACGCATTTGCTGGAATAATTAAGTTGAATAATTGTTACTTGTATCAACAAATACACGGTTGCCTgcatataatttaatatataaaaattatgtgTTGTTTATatacaatatatattttaataattgctAATTTTCTACAAAATTATCAAAAACTTTTGTTTATTAAGATTTTATACGTTTAAAATGgtggataaataaattttaaaaatatttacctTTTAACAACACTGTTTTGGACGGTGAGCAAATATAATCAAACACAtcaaatgttttatttatttatttattttttaaaaaatctgaatttaggAACTAATGGGAATGAGAAACTGCAAAAGCAGTGAAGTAATTGAGAGAGAGGTAGAAAAAATTGGGCCATACTGAATATAATTAGGACTAAAGTAGAAGTCCAATGACCTGCTCTAACATATGATTTATTCATCCCTATTCCTGAATCAAGTTCATTTCATATAATACTCTCGAATAAATCATCTTATGTGATAAGGGAAAAAATCTCGATAAAATCTAGATATATCattcaaatttataaattaccaaagaTAAGATAAGATCATTGCAAATCTTATATTCTAGGAACTTGTCTTACTAGAGTTTTTTTTTCACATACGTATCTATCTAGTTCATTTCActctaaaaatatcatatatagtATATGGTTTGATTCATTCACTTATTGCTCACGCAAACATTAATATCGTTGCATACTGTTATCTCATTTTcccatttaattcaattttatttacgtttttaattttatttcctCTGTTACATCACTTTTCCTCTATTCTTAAATAGTTTCTCGCGTAAATACCTAACTCATCTCTATCGATTTTCATGATATAGTTACTGTTATTTGATAGAAtaattgtattaattaaatCTAAGTTGGTATATAGTCTGCATGAATTTGTAGTACTAGATCTTCGATAATGTGGTACACTTTGACACAAGACGTGATACTTTATAAGCTAGATTGTGGTATAATGAACGCGAACATGTTGTACACCTTAACATATACAATGACGATATCATCTGATGTATATCATaccataaaaattatattaaaaaaagttCAAACTAATTTGTACACAATTTCTATTGTTATCCTTGGGAAAAAAAGttgatgataaaaatatttaaattgtgGCAACAAGACATCACAAGGTGACAAAATAGTCAAGGACTATTTGGTAATTTACGATAAGCAGTGAAACTAAAACTTAGTTTTATATCTTATTTCATATCACTGTATTAAATTTGcatataatacatgatatagTTACTGTTATTTGATATAATAATGATATTAATTAAATCTAAGTTGGTATATAGTCTGTATGAATTTGTGGTACTAGATCTTCGGTAGTGTTTTACACTTTGAAACAAAACATGATACTTTATAAGCTATATTTTGggtttagattttttttctttttaaaataaaagatagTACTAACTTAGggagatgaaaatatgatattatctCATTAGGTAGTGCAGAGTTAAATATAACTACTAGGGATTAAACTGAAAAAAAGTTTTAACTTTGGGTATTTTTCCTCAATTTAccgtaaatttaatttataatttttttagaaattaaAAACGAACATATTTTCTGTTGTTTCTTAACAGATGATTCAAAAGCTCTTGACTCACCAGTAGCCCACAAAGCCACGCTCTAAGCACCATGTTAGTAACTAAAACGAggacaaattaaataaaattatttcaagaATCATCTGTATGTAATATTGTTGTATTTTGCTGGATAGAGCGATTATAATATGACTTTGATTTATTATAtggcttaaaatatttgagtcgCACAATTATAACCAACTATAACTTTTGAAAAAGCGAGAAAAGCTAGATCCTAACAATTAGTATCAGAGTTAAGGTCATGAATTTGATTCATATTGATTACAAATAGTGTAATTATTGGGAGAAAGATTGTTGAAGTACaataattgtttttgttggGTATATCAATTAAAACATAGTGTTTGAGCTATTGTactatttaaaagatttgagttacatCATTACCACCGACTATAGTTtttgatcaaatatttttttaatgtaataATACTATGTAAAAATTAAAGTATATTTATGAAAGTTGACCTGGTTCTTGTGTTATGGATGGGTTtcaattaaagatttaaagcgAATGGTTGttaaagtgttctcacacataGAGGCATGAAGAAAGGGACTTCTCGTTGGTTAGACTAGGAAAACATTAAATTAAATGACACCAAATGAATAAGAAATCACATGAAAAGCACTGACTTCAGAAAAAAAGGCAATACAAAAAAATTAAGTGAAAAagggaaaacaaaaaaaaaaataaaaataaaataaacataagaCAAAACCACTTGTTAAGaaactttacttttaaaaaaatcttgcATGCATATGACAAACACCTTAAATTTTGATAATGATGGAAATAACATCGATCTATTTCAGATCTAACTGTTATTATATGTATTTACAGATTTTTAGATGTTGTACAAGTCAAACCGCTCATCACTCTATTAGAAGCCAAGCTACATATATCATATTAGATCATCATTAATATTTGCTTTTAACCAGACCGCTTTACCGAAGAAGAGTTCGGAGTCAAATCGTTCAACTCTAACCGCACTCCAATCGGTCAACATTAGCTGATCAAGATGAATACAATAAACTCAAGTTGTTCAATACTATCAGATAAAGTGTCATGCACAACATCCTACCAAATTCTGATTGACaaaaatatttccaaaaatGTCAAGAATCAAACAACTTTTCAGAAGTTAAAATAGCCAAAGtcgtaaaaaattattaaatgagtATTTAATAATGAAATTGACAATGCTCATCTGTCGAGAGATAGTACATAtgatcattcaaaaattttccatCCGTTAGAAAACTTTGGATATAAACATGTAGATTCAGGACTTCAAAGTTACCAACAAGATTCAAGCATTCACAATATGCAATATAGTTATTGAGAATACTTACTCCTTCGAATGTCAAGCTGTTCCTGTTCGCCTAGCACACGCTTGCTTGGTCATATCAGATCATCATGGATCACCTTGTGTTATTCCACCAACTATAGCTGTTCCAAGCTACATGTTAGAAGTTTGTTTCTTCTGATGAACAAGGGTGCTTAAACGTATAGAATTTGTTAAGTTATCGCAAAGGATTTTGGTTTAGGCAATGATAAGTCCTAGTCGAAGTTGGGTTGTATAAGAATTGTACCAATCAAAGTCTATTAATTGATTTCTATCTAAGTGGGAAAAAAAGTGATGCAGGAAGTTGttatctccgaacatctataaaatATTGTACATTTTACTTGCACATTTATCTCGTTGTCtttgattattttatatatccGTTGTGTTAATTAATtgcattaaatatataaaatatatcaatagTTTCAATGGACCGTTTCCGCGCTTAAAAATCTTTTTAGTGGTCAAGCTAAATCTAGCCTAGACGTTTAAGAAAATGTCTTGACAACTAAAAACTGTCAAATCCcatatcaaatttttcaaaaaaatcaacATAATTTATTTACTCTCTTCTAAATTCTGTTGAGATCGCAGCACACGTATTTCTCTTAATTGCATGATATTTGTGATGCACAAAtgcttaatatttttttaaactttttcgTGATAGATcaaaataaagtaaagtatatTTTTTTTGGGGAAGTATATTAGAATTTGAATATAAAGAGATTCGATTAATTTTTGGCTTGGTGACCGGAACAATGACCGAATCGATGGGCAACATCGTGAAGCTTCCTAACAAGGAGCACACCATGTTTAGCCTTCGGAGATCATAAAATACTTTGATAAATACATTGATCGAGTTTTTTAAAATTCTCTCTACTAttttacacaaaaaaaaaaaaaaaaaaaaactctactATTCTCCACTATTTTATAAAAGAATGTGAACATTATAAAAAGTCAAAAACTGTATttggtttaaaaaaatgaaaatttaaaaataagagAGGTATGTAGAATTGGGAATGATTTTGAACTTTTTTTCGTTTc
It contains:
- the LOC142537341 gene encoding E3 ubiquitin-protein ligase RSL1, coding for MAAKVLDIVNALDSLVEDDEILVLYETPVRPKNGTSKIDAISVEGYRRKSKRIIDLSQDYAYCANVDDDEVKILDSFPKIPRVYKGESSNSKPSKGVEFSISLTIMCEICADEKPTSAMFRLLGCTHSFCSECMAKYVASKLQDNITTINCPFTGCKGFLEPQHCRPILPKQVFDRWGDALCEAVILGSEKFYCPFKDCSALLIDDRCGRNEVIIQSECPDCNRLFCVDCKVPWHPGITCEEFRKLGKDERSNEDIMLMNLAKKNKWIRCPRCKFYVERTEGCLFMTCRCGHSFCYNCGAPLKEHYCARCKR